A single candidate division WOR-3 bacterium DNA region contains:
- a CDS encoding DUF4139 domain-containing protein: MIVLFCLFSTVAVNSKVDSIVLYSDRVMVTRVTDINLDMATELIFADLPGALDDFSVRVRAQGLKVGEVQVKRGYVDKPHPMVKQLEDSLKVLEISNRQFADEISVLHEKEKFLQSIAVGGPELVSKEILTGRVAPESWRQGLRFMVDELITTKRRSAEIERLRVELQQAIGAVTRELIDLKSTVGNRKSIVFDCHPDSPGNYRIKVSYVVRGANWRTYYEVRANPSVKKIKLTYFSKIYQRTNEDWENAKVVLSTAKPGMGEIHPIPVPWFITSRAKRSQVVYSAPTAVAEEGIEVRGVTAVAAVATPVEAGVSVWYPLPGRYTVRSGEPEKKIRLLEREFDGDFKYSIIPRVTLFAYLTGELQNKSDYLFLSGEASTYVGDDFTGRVQMPTIAPDESTTVSFGVDERVRVERELQKSKVSHGGLFSSKTKHEFVYENNVKNFHDKEIECTIVDQIPVSQDPDLKVSSVKLEPKPTEENKDRGIYYWRVPIAAGAEYKIMVSFTVEAPADREIDGLLP, encoded by the coding sequence ATGATTGTATTATTTTGTTTGTTTTCAACGGTTGCAGTCAATTCCAAGGTAGATTCTATCGTGCTGTACAGTGACCGCGTTATGGTAACTAGAGTTACCGATATCAACCTCGACATGGCAACCGAACTTATCTTTGCTGACCTGCCCGGTGCGTTAGATGACTTTTCGGTACGTGTCAGGGCGCAGGGTCTGAAAGTGGGCGAGGTACAAGTGAAGCGGGGATATGTTGACAAACCGCACCCGATGGTCAAGCAGCTTGAGGATTCGTTAAAGGTTCTCGAAATCAGTAATCGCCAATTTGCTGACGAAATATCTGTACTACATGAGAAAGAAAAATTCTTACAGAGTATTGCGGTTGGTGGCCCTGAGTTGGTATCAAAAGAAATTCTTACAGGCAGGGTTGCGCCTGAATCGTGGCGTCAAGGTTTGCGGTTCATGGTCGATGAACTCATTACAACGAAGAGGAGGTCGGCTGAGATCGAGCGTTTGCGCGTTGAATTGCAGCAGGCAATTGGTGCCGTGACACGTGAACTTATTGACTTAAAATCCACAGTCGGTAATCGCAAATCAATTGTCTTCGACTGTCACCCTGATTCACCCGGGAACTATCGAATCAAAGTTAGTTACGTAGTCCGAGGCGCCAACTGGCGTACTTATTATGAAGTCAGGGCAAATCCATCTGTTAAGAAGATCAAACTCACCTATTTCAGCAAGATCTATCAGCGTACTAATGAAGACTGGGAGAACGCGAAAGTAGTTTTGTCAACGGCGAAACCAGGTATGGGGGAGATACACCCAATTCCCGTGCCCTGGTTCATTACGTCACGGGCAAAAAGATCGCAGGTTGTCTATTCGGCGCCAACAGCAGTAGCCGAAGAGGGGATTGAAGTTAGGGGTGTGACCGCAGTTGCCGCAGTGGCAACACCAGTCGAAGCCGGCGTATCTGTTTGGTACCCACTTCCTGGGCGCTACACCGTAAGGAGTGGTGAACCGGAGAAGAAAATACGACTCCTCGAGAGAGAATTTGATGGCGATTTCAAATATTCCATTATCCCTAGAGTAACTCTGTTTGCTTATTTGACCGGTGAATTGCAGAATAAATCCGATTACTTATTTCTATCTGGTGAGGCAAGTACATATGTGGGGGATGATTTCACCGGAAGGGTTCAAATGCCGACGATTGCGCCCGATGAATCTACAACAGTATCATTTGGAGTCGACGAAAGGGTTAGGGTGGAAAGAGAGTTGCAGAAATCAAAGGTTTCGCACGGCGGTCTTTTCAGCAGCAAAACAAAGCATGAATTTGTGTACGAGAACAATGTCAAGAATTTTCATGACAAAGAGATCGAGTGTACGATCGTCGACCAGATCCCCGTTTCTCAGGATCCGGATCTGAAAGTGAGCAGTGTCAAACTGGAGCCCAAACCAACTGAGGAGAATAAGGATCGTGGCATATATTACTGGCGTGTACCGATTGCTGCGGGTGCTG